A region of the Haematobia irritans isolate KBUSLIRL chromosome 5, ASM5000362v1, whole genome shotgun sequence genome:
agacatgGTTTGCTTTtcagcaataaaattaaaaaaaaaatacaacgttATAATATCTTGCATTAACATACATATCAGTCACCAAGATCTGAGTTTTGCATATTTGCCTCTTAGttcaaaacacaaatttttaattattgaagattttctatagatgggCCAAAGTTTTCAAATTCATCGAGGGTGGTATATTTCTTAGCGTTAGCCAGCCAGTGTCACCGTTGTGGCagttagtattttttttaagcGGTGATACTTTTGTGTCACAATATGTGATActgtttacatttttgtgccacctcTTCGTCATACTGTGCccctttttaataatatttatttaaactgTAATATTTTAATACACAAATACCGTTAATTTTAAGGATATAGTaggtgtctttagaaataaccgaattcgattattatatttgtgaaaattttccccatttatgtcataattttctcAGTGAACAAGTATTCCGCCTGAAAGTTTGCAAttgcattttctatagtattatcgagttaataaatgaaatggagATAAAATGATTGTTAGTTGTATTTTATAATTATGTGTAAAATACTGATATGAATGCGTTTTATTGTTACTTTTTCTTCATGAAAAAGTGTGCCACTTGTTTTAAAATGAGTGTGCAACCTTTTATTGCGAGTGGCACTTTTCAGAAATTGTACTTTGCactattttcattaaatattttgtccCTCAGGATATTTTACCCTTTAGCGCCCTTTTTACGTATGCAGATTtgttatttacaaattttgtggaatatattaaaaaaaatatatttcatttaattccaATCAATCAAAACACACCACATAAAATGGACAGATTAAGGAGAATTCAAATATGTGTTGATCGGATTACAATGACCTGGCTTCTGATGCTGTTGCTGGTGGTTGGCTATGGCGATGTAGGTGAAAGAATTGAAATATCCGCATTTGTGGCCATTTGGTCAAAGAATCTAAAATGACAAAGGCAATCGATTTGACATGTGAGTTTGTTTGTGTATGACAGGCATTTTATTATAAACGTCCGcctatttttgtttgaaaataatatcagaaattgaaaaaaaaaaatgaaaataatacaaaaaattaatccATAAAACTCGTTTGCTGCCATGTGAGATATCAACAAGCAAATCAAgagcaaaaatgtttttgtaggcAAAGAACTACCAAAAATAATTGCCACTGAATCCAGCCTGTATATGCGACACCGAGTACTGAGTGGGGACCCAACAAAGTTGGAGAAACACCAAAAACTcgaatgggaataaaatttgtcatttcATCATTTTTTGTTACGAACCATTGAACAGAAGGCACGGTAATGGAATATCTGACGACACAACAATGAAAAAAGAAGGCCATCGAAGTGTTCTACCATAGTAGATTGTCATTTGGGATAGCTCCATCACTGCAAACTGTGATGGCAGTGACCATTCTTTTTTCTCTTTGCCTTAATCTGATCTGAAAATTTGCGTTGTATAAAAAGCCATAGTTTGGCCTGAAATCGATATCAGTTCGTTAAGCTCCATTGCAAAGAACAGTCTTccttcaacaacaacaaaaacaaaacagcaaAATGAAAGTAAGTTACCTTCGAAAAGGACACTCTCAAGTAGTCTCCATAATGGTGGAAAGTAAAGGATTGCcatgttttaattgactttattcCTCTTTGTCCACTCAACAGTTCCTTATGTGTTTGGCTCTTTTCGTGTCCGCCGCTTCTGCTGGTGTTGTAGCTCCTATTACCACCTATAGTGCAGctgttccagcatacacttcatATGCTGCAGCTCCTGCTTATACCACATATGCTGCCCCTGCCTACACCTCATCTGTTTATAGTGCTGCTGTTCCCGCTTACACCTCTTCGGTTTACAGTGCCGCTCCAGCTTACACGTCGTCTGTGTACAGTGCTGCTCCAGCCTATACCACATATTCTGCTGCTCCAGCTGTAGCTGTAGCACCTGCTGCTTATGCCGCTCCCGCTGTTTACTCTACTTTGTTgaagaaaaagtaaattttgtattctttgaaattggaattgatGATTTGATAcatatgaataaaattgtttagaccggaaaaaataaaactaatgttTATGTTGGCTCTTTAGGTTTAAGGGCATATACGGAAATAGCCATTCTCTTTGTAAAGCATATAAAATTGGCCTCAAACTTGTTATGTTAGAATTATGATATTTAGCCTTTTTTGCGTTTTATTTGGGTTTGAGGCATCTTTagcttattttcttatttttcttattttcccTATTAACTATAGCTCCATTtgagaacccgataatttttgataattataacaaatttttactggaagtcgctcGTTTACACCAAAAAGCCAGCAAAGAGAGCCGTagagagactacatttgacagttatcAGATAGAGaatttgcaagtttttgctacagATTTTTTCCCCATTAAAATCTTGCAATCCATAACATACGTTGCCAGCTGGTTgttgataacaaacaaaacaccaGTACAATGTATATGTTCCACAACTACAATTGGAAGTGTAAAAAACATGATTCGTTtctgtttttaatgttttagaatcttaaattttgaatatgcaAATTGTTACTGGATACCGATCGCGTACTTTccagcaattttaagcaaagagagtAAAGTGCACTCTTATTCTCTTGCTTGTTTTTGCTGGATATATTTTACTgaaaaagtacgcgaacagaccttATGTCATGTAGAttgcgctgttttgataaaatctttatTAAGGCATcgacagttataatttcaaattgtctgccaaaaaatttaatagaatgaaaaggtttatataaaagaacatttgttactacaaggtaggttctaaatcctatttttcttacgtttcataaggccggcagagaactgaactggatgacgccgacgcaaactgtatgatatttgagagaagcgccgacaaaaactgcatgacatTAGATaaatttcctcatgactgccacctactgtcgcagtttcgcttgacagtttcgttctcttgttttcttaatactctctgaTCTTGCAAACCATAGCGTAGCCAGCTGGTTATTGATAACAAACAAAGTACCAGTACAATGTACATGTTCGGCAAGTacgattggaagttaaataaacacgattagtttttttgttcttacagcctgtttctctaTGTCacacgagctctatcgatcgtctGATATGaagacaaacagctgaatttattacCAAAAATTAGCTGTTtccatgcatttcagtcgatcgatagcgcTCGTtcaacatacagaaacaggctgttaatgTTTTAGCAGCGAAATTTTGAatgtgcaaatagttactggataacgttcgtgtacttttcagcaattttaagcaaagagagtaaaataCACTAATACACTCTTGCTggatattttttactggaaaagtacgcgaacagacattatgagtaaaaataaattacagaTACAAATTCAAACAAAACAAGTACTGCTATTATATGTTCCACAAATGTATATAGGGGAGTTGTATtctaaaataatacattttgatTATCATAATAATCTACATAGATATCAGAAATTGtccaaaaatccaaaaaagtAGATTactctaaaatcaaaattattacgtttcaatatttccattaaaatgctTATCAAAAAATTCTAGAGTAAATAAAGTGTTATAAATTctataattcaattaattatatctataatgcaattcaaataaaaaagcaAATCTGGCCCATGGGGGGATCGAACCCGCGACCTTCGCGTTATTAGCACGACGCTCTAACCAACTGAGCTAATGGGCCACATGCAACGAGGAGGGCAAAGAAACCATATCAACACTTCATTGTGAAAAACCAACCGCACAAACGATAATTACATTTCACCATTTGCTAAATTCACCCTGTTGCGTTGCCAACGTTCATATTGCTTGtatgttgaataaataaaattttcttatcttTTTCAACATAGTCATACACAAATGGTGAATTGCTTTATTATACCACGAAAACATGTTGGATttgtatattttgacaaacacaATATAATGTACAGTACATGGAACATGTAAAAAATGCAGGGCTGAAAATAaattatcccaataaacacaggatgagcgtttttcaaatgcaacgacttctcagtttgagggtaaatataattttcaacataaattcaacttgacttgaaacagctaaTCTTCAATAAACCTTCTACTtggttgcgaattacttccaatttgccaacattttgacgaaatctttgaaaaggtgttgaagataatatgaggaaactttgacaaaacactaccctaaaatgcaacgaaaaaaccatgtggttttcaatacttagttGTGCAACGAAattcgtggtcaattggaagaaataaaaaaattggaaaattttagacaaagaactgaatttactccaagtagtttataataataggtaggtgaaaataaacaatgaaataaaactttaatgaagtcactaaatgtatatctctttgcagaaaactaaaattatggattctacgttcttgaaaacattaaaaagctgaccgatgaaaaaatgttggacaattaactggaactgcttcaaatagtttataataattggtaaatcaatatgaaaaattaaatcaacactttagagaagtcactaaatttaaatctctttgcagaaaactaaagtcTTTGGatcctacattcttgcaaacattaagaaaaatgagtggcttatcgacaagaaaaagtttccagaaacatttcaaagtgcaaccaattaaaattgttaaaaacaacaaattgttaaaatcaccaacttctggatgaaaatgtgcatcacatcgttagtttaatttatatcctcatcagtttaaaatggatattttgtgaattccttctgctagaAATCTATTATAACGCGCGGTCCAGTCCGcacataaattttaatgctgttttatgacaccaacaggaaggaaatcgaattatcaatgcaaaagtgtttacaaataatattaagatatttaaagttttgtggtttgttcttatttgttgatatgtttaataattggtattgtagtgtcaattggtattgtagtattATTATAACTAAATCCTGTTATTgagtttagaagaaacaagtatatacggccgtaagttcggccaggccgaagcttatgtaccctccaccatggattgcgtagaaacttctactgaagactgtcatccacaatcgaattacttgggttgcggtaacacttgccgatggcaaggtatcttcaaacttcctaacaccgtaatatataccacatagtccatacgtggtatacattaaactaaaaaaatgccgattaaatacgtatataattaagttcaaagtttctatagaaataaaattttgacaacattttctatagaagtaaaatttggaaaacattttctatataaaaaaatttggataaaattatctatagaaataaaattctgacaaaattttctatagaaataaaattttgacaaaattttctatagaaataaaattttgacaaaatgttctacagaaataaaattttgacaaaattttctatagaaatacaattttgacaaaattttctatagaaatcaaattttgacaatgttttctataaaaataaaattttggtagattatttttggctcgagtggtaaccatgattatgaaccgatatggaccaatttttgtgtgactgggaatcggctatatataactatagaccgatacggaccaattttggcatggttattagcggccttataaagggtgattcttttgaggttaggattttcatgcattagtatttgacagatcacgtgggatttcagacatggtgtcaaagagaaagatgctcagtatgctttgacatttcatcatgaatagacttactaacgagcaacgcttgcaaatcattgaattttattaccaaaatcagtggcagaaaatccgcttttttatcgacaaattttgttcagcgatgaggctcatttctggttgaatggctacgtaaataagcaaaattgccgcatttggagtgaagagcaaccagaagccgttcaagaactgcccatgcatcccgaaaaatgcactgtttggtgtggtttgtacgctggtggaatcattggaccgtattttttcaaagatgctgttggacgcaacgttacggtgaatggcgatcgctatcgttcgatgctaacaaactttttgttgccaaaaatggaagaattgaacttggttgacatgtggtttcaacaagatggcgctacatgccacacagctcgcgattctatggccattttgagggaaaacttcggagaacaattcatcttaagaaatggaccggtaagttggccaccaagatcatgcgatttgacgcctttagactattttttgtggggctacgtcaagtctaaagtctacagaaataagccagcaactattccagctttggaagacaacatttccgaagaaattcgggctattccggccgaaatgctcgaaaaagttgcccaaaattggactttccgaatggaccacctaagacgcagccgcggtcaacatttaaatgaaattatcttcaaaaagtaaatgtcatggaccaatctaacgtttcaaataaagaaccgatgagattttgcaaattttatgcttttttttttaaaaaaaagttatcaagctcttaacaaatcaccctttactaacaccacgtaccaaatttcaaccggatcggatgaagtttgctcctccaagaggcttcggagctcaaatctggggaacggtttatatgggggctatatataattatggaccgatatgggccaattcttgcgtgtttcttagagaccacaatctaacaccatattccaaatttcaaccggataggatgaattttgctcctccaagaggctccggaggacaaatctggggatcgatttatatgggggctatatataattatggaccgatatggaccaattcttgaatggttgttagagaccatatactaacaccacgtaccaaatttcaaccggatcggatgaaatttgcttctcttagaggctccgcaagccaaatcggggaatcggtttatatgggggctatatataattatgggtcgatgtggaccaatttttgcatggttgttagagaccatatactaacatcatgtaccaaatttcagccggatcggatgaaattttcttctctttgaggctccgcaagccaaatcgggggatcggtttatatgggggctatgtgtaattatggaccgatatggaccaattttcgcatggttgttagagaccatatactaataccatgtaccaaatttcagccggatcggatgaaatttgcttctcttagagcaatcgcaagccaaatttgggggtccgtttatattggggctatacgtaaaagtggaccgatatagaccagtttttgcacggttgttaaagaccatatactaacaccatgtaccaaatttca
Encoded here:
- the LOC142239466 gene encoding uncharacterized protein LOC142239466, encoding MKFLMCLALFVSAASAGVVAPITTYSAAVPAYTSYAAAPAYTTYAAPAYTSSVYSAAVPAYTSSVYSAAPAYTSSVYSAAPAYTTYSAAPAVAVAPAAYAAPAVYSTLLKKK